The region CTTCCCCAAACAGCCCCCGCCCCGCATGGTGACCAGGACAGATATGGTTACACCGGATGTAGTGAAGACTTTTTAGATGCACTACTTGATATTAAAGGAATTATGATCTATAAACCTCTCGAATCCGCTAAGTCGGGTTAGTAATGTCTGCCTGTAAAAAATCAACCTCTGTAGGACGAAAATAGCGCGAGTCAACCTCGATGACTACGTCACCAACCCGTAATGTCCCGCCTTCAGCAGGATTAATGCTTGCATGATTTGTGATTTGTGATTTGTCAGAGGCAGTATTACTTTTCACGATTAACGAATTACTATTCACAGACTTTACAATGCCGCGTTCGGCTTCTCTGTTGCCTTGCCATTCGATTTCAATACCGGCATAACCAAACCCATTTTCTACAAACTCGCGAATAGAGTGACTTTCTCCAGTTCCTACTACATAATCGTCCGGTTTATCCTGCTGAAGCATGCGCCACATCATTTCAACATATTCAGGCGCAAATCCCCAGTCCCTTCTGGCATTAAGATTTCCAAGATACAGCTTCCTCTGGTTGCCTGCAAGAATATTTGCTAATGCCCTTGTTATCTTTCTGGTGACAAATGTTTCCCCTCTTCGTGGAGATTCATGGTTGAAAAGAATGCCGTTGCAGGCAAACACGCCGTAGCCCTCTCTGTAGTTAATCGTCATCCAGTACGCATAGAGTTTTGCCGCTGCATATGGGCTTCTCGGATAAAACAGGGTCTTTTCGTTTTGTGGAGGAGGCGATGTACCAAACAGTTCCGAAGAAGAAGCCTGATAAAATTTTGTCTCAATCCCGCTTCGACGAATAGCATCAAGGACCCTTGTGGTTCCGATACCTGTTATATCTCCGGTATATTCCGGCATGTCAAAACTGACTTTAACATGACTTTGCGCCCCAAAATGATATATTTCATCGGGTTGTATATTATAAATTAAATTTATAAGCTGACCTGAATCCGAAAGATCGCCGTAATGTAAAAACAGCTTTGTCCCTGCGATGTGAGGGTCGGTATAAATATGGTCTATTCTGCCTGTATTAAAGGTGCTTGCACGGCGGATAAGACCATGCACCTCATATCCTTTGGAGAGAAGAAATTCGGCCAGATATGACCCATCCTGACCGGTGATGCCGGTGATAAGAGCTTTTTTCAATTTAATATCCGCTTTTATTCAGCATTATATGTTCAAGGTTCAAGATAGATATGCTTTTGACATTTTATAAGACATGTAAAAATGTAAGCTACCGCCATTGGATATTGTATAACTTAATAATATTAAACATAATTTTGGTATCAAAGCATATTTCAATAAAAAAATAATTTAAAACAACCGGGATTGAAAATCAATATTTTCATTAATTGTATTGTTCTACTTCAAAAACCCCCAGTATGTCTGTGCTATATATCACTTCCTGCCTTGTATTTCAAGGTTTTTGTCAACCCAAGATCCACCACCACTTTTTATCTTCCATCTCTATGAAGTCTTCAAGGCATGGTACGGTACTATTTAGGTGCTACTTGAGGAACCAGGAGTGTCTATTTCTGTTGATTTTTTCCTTAATGCTTTGACAATGTCGACTGTTGTACAATAAACTTATCTTCTTATGATGATTGAAAACTTAATTACCTGTATATCCCGGAAAAAAAATGCAAATTACCTGCAGTTTATCCCTTCGACCTCCCTTAACATCCCGCCGGGGGCAGTTGATACACCAACCCTGCTCTACATGCATGTGCCTTTCTGTGAGGAACTCTGCCCTTATTGCTCCTTCAACCGGGTGGTTTTCCAGGAGGGGCTTGCCCGGGAATATTACCGTGCCTTGCGTAAAGAGATTCTCATGTATAAGAAACTGGGGTATGACTTTCAGGCGCTTTATGTCGGAGGAGGCACCCCTACTGTCCTTATTGATGAGCTTGAAGAAACGATCCGTTTAATCAAGGAAAATTATCATATTTCTGAAATTTCCGTTGAGACAAACCCGAACCATCTTGTAAACCATAACATAGAACGCTTAAAAAACATGGGGGTAAACAGGCTTTCTGTCGGCGTGCAAACCTTTGATGATGGCATCCTGAAGGCATTAGAACGCTACCACAAATACGGAAGCGGCGATGAGATTGCCAAAAGGCTGAAACATACCCAGGGCAATTTTGATACTCTAAATGTAGACATGATATTCAATTTTCCCACACAGACATTGGAGATATTGGAAAATGATCTGTCCACGCTTGTCGGATTGGGTGTAGATCAGATAACCTATTACCCCCTGATGGTCTCTGCTTATACAAAAGATGTGATGAGTAAAAAACTGGGTATTGTAAACTACGAAAAAGGGAATCAGCTCTATGTTAGAATAACGGAGATGCTATCTAACCATTATAAAGCCAGTACAGCATGGTGTTTTTCGAAAAAAGAAAGGGTGAACAGTGAGCGGGAGGGGAAGGCTCCGACGGCTCTGCCAGTGGAGGGGGCGCCGCGAGCCCCAATAATAGACGAATATGTCGTCCACTATGAAGAGTACGCAGGTATCGGGAGCGGTTCAATCAGTTATCTGGGCGGCAGCGCCTATGCAAATACATTCGACATAAGGACTTATATCGATCAGGTAGACAGTGGTGATCTGCCGATTACAGGGAAAAGGGCGTTTTCCATAAAAGAGAGGCTGTGTTATGATTTCCTGATGAAACTTTTCGGGTTAAGCCTTGACCTTGAGCAGTTGAGTATCAGGAATAAAGTAAATGCTTACCGATATTTATGGCCTGAAATCATGTTCTTCAGGCTGGCAGGCGGGTTAAAAAAGTCCGGCAATATCCTGTACCTTACCAAAAAAGGACAATATTACTGGGTCCTCATGATGCGTGAATTTTTTATCGGCGTGAACAATTTCAGAGACTTTTGTCGTGCTGAAATGATGTCAAAAACAAAACATTAAGGGAGATAAAATGAAAATACGGTTTCTGGGCGCAATACGTAAGGTAACGGGGTCATGCTTTCATCTTTCCGTAAATGGTTTGCAGATGCTTGTCGATTGCGGCATGAATCAGGGAAAAAATTCGGATGAGCTAAACAGAATGGCCTTTGATTTTGAGCCTGACAAAATAGATTATCTCCTCCTCACCCATGCTCATCTCGACCATTCAGGACTTATACCGAAGCTTGTCGCAGCCGGATTCAACGGGGAAATATTGACTACAGCGGCAACAGCGGAACTTCTGGAGATCATGTTATATGATTCTGCGCATATTCAGGAAAAAGACGCGGAATGGCTCACGAAAAAATCCTTAAGGGCAGGGAAAGATGAGGTGTTCGAACCCCTCTATACAAAAGAAGATGTGGAGCATGTAATACCATTTATTAAGAAAGTGCAATATGGAAACATCAACGATCTGGGCAACGGGGTTAGATACAGGTTTGTCGATGCGGGGCATATCCTCGGTTCCGGATCGCTTGAGATATGGTATCAGGGGGACGACGGCAAGGAGAAAAAGATTGTATTCTCGGGGGATATCGGAAAAAACGGAAACCCCATCATAAATGATCCGCAGCATATAGAAGAAGCGGATTATGTTGTTGTAGAGTCAACCTATGGTAATAGATTTCACAAAGGATTGGAAGAAAGCATAGATGAATTTACTGAAGCAATAAAAAAGACTTTCAAGCGGGGGGGGAACGTCCTCATACCTTCTTTTGCTGTTGGAAGAACACAGGACATTCTATTCCTGCTCGACAAACTTACAAAAGAGAAAAAGCTCCCGCATCTAAACGTTTATATAGACAGCCCCCTTGCGGATAAAGCAACAAAGGTCTATATCGCGCACGCAGAACTCTTCGATGAAGATGCGGCACGTTCGTTCTGGTTTAAAGGGAGCGATGCTATGACTCTTCATTATACAACAGCTCTTGAAGAATCCCAGAAGATAAACAAGATAAAGTCAGGCGCAATCATTATTGCCGGCAGCGGGATGTGCGATGGCGGACGTATCAGGCATCATTTCAAACATAATATATGGAGACCTGAGTGCAGCATAATCTTTACCGGTTTTCAGGTAAGGGGGACACTCGGACGGTATATTGTCGATGGGGGAAAGCGGGCCCATATACTCGGCGAAGAGATAGCAATACGGGCAAAGGTGTATACTATCGGAGGGTTTTCAGCCCATGCCGATCAGAAAGAACTCCTTGAATGGCTGGGTGCTTTTACAAATAAGCCGAAGGTTTTCATTGTTCATGGCGAGGAAAACGCTTCCCTTGAATTTGAAAGTATTGTGCTGAAAAAACTGGGCCTTGACACACACGTGCCACATAAAGGTGAGGAGTTTAATATATAAGGCACTCCAATAGGCTTGCCTTTTTCACCTCTTCGCTTTCCAGGAGGTTGGCGTCCTGTCTCCTTTGCGGGAAAATCGGCTGCTTGCAATCTTCAAGTATTCAGTCCTGAGTTCCTGCTTTTTCATTCCGGTGCCATCATCTACAATTGTGATGATCGGGTACTCCGTTAGGGGCTCCGGCAGGCTTATAAATACATTGCTCGAATCCGCATCGTAGCAATTGTCAACCAATTTCTTGATAGCGTCCTTGGTCGATTTGCATGTCTCACCGAGCAATTCGGTTAATCTTGGATCAACTCTGAAATTTGAGCCTTTGCTCGTCGGTGTATTCCCTTGAAAAAATGTGTGGGGGAGGTCATGGTATTCTTTAATATGTGAACCACTCTACGTCGCTGATTTCAGGGAAAGCAATGGCTGGCAGGTGGGTATTGACGGTACCATCGCTTTAGTCACATAGGCGCAGGCGGTTCAATAGACACTACTAAGCTCAAAAAACCCATAGTCGGTTTGTCTTTGGTCAGACGGGACTCATTGCTGACGTTTCCCTTGAAGGATTGAAGCTTACGAAGATTAATCCGAAGTAGAGCTTTCTGTCCAGCGGATTCCGGTCAAGGGGCGGCCCTTTTTTGATGTCTTTGCCGAAGACGCTTTTATCACACTTGCGGCATCGGTCTTTTACCCGGTTTTTTCTCAGGCAAAGTTTCCGGGGCTGTCTCTGCTGTAGCTTTGTAAAGGTTTTGTATTACTAATTAAACAACCATCCTCTTATCCAGAGACCTGTACTGGATTGCTTCGGCGAGATGGGGCTCGAGGATTTGATCCGTATTGTCCAGGTCGGCGATAGTACGGGCTACCTTCAGGATTCTATGGTAGGCACGGGGGGAAAGACCGAATTTGTCAACGGCATTTTCAAGAAGCGTTCTTCCGCTATCATCCAGGGCGCAGTATTTCTTTATCATACGCGGCGCCATATGGCAGTTTGAAAATATCTTCCTGCCCTTAAAACGATCTTCCTGAATCCTATGTGCACCCAGCACTCTTTCCCTTATCTTCTCCGAAGTTTCTTCCTCTTTCTCAATTGACAACTCCCTCACCGTAACGGGGGGCACCTCGATATGCATATCCATCCTGTCCAGGAGAGGTCCGGAGATCCTTGACCTGTGTTTTCTGATCTGCGAGCCGCTGCATATGCATGCCCTCCTGGAATCTCCCCAGTAACCGCAGGGACAGGGGTTCATTGCAGCGATGAGCATAAATTTTGCCGGGAAGGTTATCGAGTGTGTAACCCGTGAAATTGTCACATTACCATCCTCAAGTGGCTGCCGCAATGAATCAAGGACATTCCTTTTAAACTCAGGGAACTCATCGAGAAACAACACACCATTATGGGCAAGGCTGACCTCTCCGGGCTTCGGGATATGGCCTCCGCCTATCAAACCTGCATCCGAAATAGAATGGTGGGGCGCCCTGAAGGGACGTTCAAGAACAAGATACTTATCGGCATCAAGAAGACCGGCAATGCTGTGTATCTTCGTTGTTTCTATCGCTTCCTCGTAATGAAGCGGCGGCAGTATCGTCGGTATCCTCCGGGCAAGCATGGTCTTGCCTGAGCCGGGAGGTCCGATCATAAGGACATTATGACCTCCGCTTGCAGAGATCTCAAGGGCACGCTTTGCCTGCGCCTGACCTTTTATGTCGGAAAAATTTAATCCGGCATCGCTGGTGTGCTCGACTGCTGCATCTTCATTTCTTTGAAACTCCTTTAACTCCCCGTCCCCCAGGAAATGATGAACAATTTCGATAAGATGATTTGCTCCATATATTTTTAATCCCTTAATAATAGAAGCCTCGTTGCCATTCGCAAGGGGCGCTATCAGGCTTTTAACGCCTTCCCTGGCAGCGAGTATGGCTATAGGTAATATCCCTCTGATGCCTTTAATTCTTCCGTCAAGAGATAGCTCTCCGGTAATAAGGCAACCTCTCACTACTTCTTCCCTTATGATGCCCATTGAAATAAGTATGCCCATGGCTATGGGAAGATCAAAGGATGAACCTTCCTTTCTTACATCTGCCGGGGCAAGGTTGATCGTAATCCTGTCATTAGGGAACTCAAACCCGGCGTTCCTTATTGCTGCCCTGACCCTCTCTTTGCTTTCTTTGACTGATGTTTCCGGCAGACCTACAATATTAAAGGCAGGCAAACCGAATGATATATCGACCTCAACGTCTATTCTGATACCGTCTATACCATAAATTGTTGCAGTAGAAACCCTGGAAATCATACAACCCCCCTTGCTCTTTTACTGGGACACCCGCAAGCGGGCATCCGGTCGTCCCCTTTTCTTCCTTATGAACGTGGGATGTCCGCTCACTCGTGTTCGCTTGGACGTCCGCTTCACTGGTACGCAAATGCCTTCTACGTCCTACGTCCGAAGGAGCATAGGCGAATGAACGTCCTACGTCCTAATGCGTCCTACGGCTCAGTTGTTTCACTATTTCCCTCACTTCCTGCGCCCTGTCAATATCACAAACAAGCACACCATTCCCCGATGCAACAATGATCAGATTGTAAACCCCGATAGTCCCTACTTTTATACCATCACTGAATATTACACAATCTTTTGTGTCTATCTGTGTTACATCCCCCTTCGTATAATTCCCATTTTCATCAGGCTCAAATACCCTTGTAAGTGAAGACCATGCACCTATGTCATCCCAGGCAAACCTGGAAGGAATCATTAAGACATTCTCTGCCTTTTCCATAAGCCCGTAGTCTATAGATTTCTTCGGAAGGGTTTTAAAAATGAGGTTTACTTCTTCTTCCCGGTTCCCTCTATATGAGTCCTTAATCTGTAGAAGTCCGCTGTACAGGTCCGGCATATGCCTTTCGATACCCCTCATAACAGCATCGGCGCGCCATACAAAAATACCCCCGTTCCAGTAATAATTGCCCTCTGCTAAATATTCCATTGCCTTCTTCAAATCCGGCTTCTCTACATATCTGTTTACCTTGTAGCATGTTGAATCTTCTATAATATCGAGCCTCTCGTAGGCATGTATATAGCCGTATCCTGTTTCGGGCCTTGATGGTTTTATCCCTATCGTGACAAAATAATCCCCTATTGCCGCACATCTCACGCCCTCTAAAATAACATCTGCGAAACCGTCCACATCGGGAATATATTGGTCGGCAGGCAGGACAACCATCATAGCATCTTTATCTTGATTAAGCAGAAAAAGCGCTGAATAGCCTATACAGGGGGCGGTATCCCTTCCGGCCGGCTCAACGATAAAATTTCCCTCAGGCAACATGCCAAGCTGTTCCTTTGCCGTCTCGAGGTGCTCTTTGCCAATGACAACGAATATCCTGTCTAACGGTATTATTTTGGCGGCCCTTGCAACGGTAAGTTGTATCAGGCTCTTCTCGCCGATGATATTCAGGAATGGCTTGGGTACCAGATCTGTACTTATAGGCCAGAACCTCTCGCCCTTTCCTCCTGCCATAATGATGAAATATATGTGGTCAATTACTGTGGATTGCGGCATTCTGGAGGCTTCATCCCCGTAGAAACCAGGATTTGTGGATTTGGAAGACTTGTTCTTTGCCATATGTTGTCTCCTGCTTACTCCATATATGCTAAAATATTCGGCAATACGGCCGATGCCGAACCTTTCAAAAAATAATCGGTAATCGATGAAGTAAAAGTGGTTTCTTCAGGATTGATTTCAACTATTATTGCCCCTCCGGACTTTGATGTATGGGGTATCTCTGCTGCAGGGTATACCACGCCTGATGTCCCGATTATGAGCATCACCTTACATCTCTCTGCTTCTTCATTTGCCCTTATCATAGCCTCAAAAGGTATGCCTTCTCCGAAAAAAACCACATCGGGTTTTAAGGCCCTGTTACATTTCTCACATATCGGGTAAGGATATATTTCGACAATATTATGAGTAAGAGGAACTCTTTTAGAACAGCTTAAGCATATAAGCCATCTATGATTCCCATGATATTCTATAACGTTGCTGTTTCCTGCAATCTGATGAAGACCGTCGACATTTTGTGTTATAACCGCTTTTAAAAACCCTTTTTTTTCCAATTCGTTCAATGCAATATGTGCATGACTTGGTTTTGAATCCAGTATCACCCTGGACATCTCGTGAAGCATTACCCATACCTTTTCCGGTTTGCTATTAAAAGCCCTGATATGGGCATACTCAATGGGGTCATATTTTTCCCATAACCCCTGGCCCCCGCGGAATGCAGGGATACCGCTGTCTACAGAAATGCCTGCGCCGGTAAAGGCAACTGCATATCCTCTCTCCTTGATAATGTCCGCTACCTTGCGATATTCATCCATGTTTTTCTCTTATTAAACCGTTTAAATTATCCGGATCATTTATAAGGTTTATGAGGTCTTCCAACCCTTATTTATATCCCGAAAGGCAGGTAGGATATTGAAACCGTCTGCCTTTTTTATCGCCCTCTTTACAGCCTCTGCAATAACAAATTCACTCAACACACCGACTCTGTTGATATCGGCTTCCATTTTGCCCATTGAAAGGGCAAAAATAAGATCCCCGTCAAAGGTAGTGTGAACAGGGCTTATAGTTTTTATCAACCCGCATTGGGATATTTGCGCAACCTTAGTGATGTCCCTCTTGTTAAAACGGGCATTTGTGGCAACAACGCCAAGCGTTGTATTAATAAGACCGAACTGCTTCTTTACAAAGCCTTTTTTGAGGGAATCTGATGTATGAGCAAATTCGAGACTTTCCTCCGAAGCCCGTGCGCCTGCTATAACCTTTCCGGTAATGTTGTCTATAATATCGCCAAAGGCATTAACGACTACAAGGGCTCCGACAATCAGACCGTCGGGCATCACGATGCTGCTCGTCCCGATACCTCCCTTCATTGCCCTTGCGACTTCAAATAGTTTTCCTACTGTAGCGCCTGTGCCTGCGCCTACACTCCCTTCTTCAACGGTATCCTTCGCATTTACACATGCTTCATAGCCCATTGACGACGTCGGTCTTACCTTTGCATCCCCGAAAAAGAGGTCAAATATAACAGCAGCCGGGATGATAGGGATCCTGGCTATACCTACATCAAAACCGATATCCTTTTCTTCGAGAAATTTCATGACCCCTGTTGCGGCGTCAAGGCCAAAAGAGCTTCCTCCGCATAAAAGGATCGCATGTACCTGTTCTACGATATGGCTCAAGTTGAGCGAGTCAACCTGCCTTGTACCTGAAGCGCTTCCCCTGACATCCAGCCCGCAGACTGCGCCTTCTTCGCATAGAACTACCGTACACCCGGTGTATCCGGTAAAATCAGATGCATGACCAACCAGAATGCCGCTTACATCTGTAATTGCATTGAGCATGTAGAACCTCTCTTAATGGAAAAACTGCTTTTATTTGTGTAAAAATGCATTCAGCTTTTCTGTTTTTGTATCGTTTTCATTTTTCATATCATCTTTCATTTTTTCAAGCATTTCCCTTATCTCATCATGCTTGATGGAAAGTATCTCGCATGCAAGAATTGCAGCATTTCTCGAAGCATTAATGCCTACTGTGGCTACCGGTATTCCCTTCGGCATCTGAACAATCGACATGAGTGCGTCTACTCCATTCAGGGCCCCGCCGCCGACAGGCACGCCGATAACAGGCAACGTTGTATGAGCCGCCAGCACACCTGGAAGATGAGCCGCCATACCGGCTATGGCAATAATAACTTCCACCCCGTTCTTCCTTGCTTTCTTTGCATATTCAACAGTTTTTTCAGGGTTGCGGTGTGCAGATGATATATCTATTTTAAAAGACACACCCGTTTCTCTTAAGAAATTTACCCCATCCTCTGTCACAGAAAGATCACTTTCACTTCCAATAAGGATTAGTATTTTCGGTTTTTCCATATGAACCCCTTAAAGCAGCATTAGGCATACAGCGGTCGGTTTATTTATATTATATTGAACGCTTGCAGCCGACATTTAATAACGTATTAAAATAAAATCATACATTAAACCGTTTTTTTTTACCATAGCTTTCATAGATATTGCAGATTCTCCCATTAAATTTTACAATAACGGCGGGATGGACATAAAGAACTTTATCGGAAAAACTCCGCTTTTTAAAGGATTGACAGAGAGACAACTCAAGGAGTTATCCACTATAGGACTGGACTGCACATTCAAAAAAGGTCAGACAGTCTTTTCTGACGGTGATGATGCAAACGGTTTTCATGTGCTGCAATCCGGGCGTGTTAAAATCTTTAAACTCTCTTACGAAGGAAGGGAGCAGATTTTGCATATTATCGTTCCCGGTGAACCCTTCGGAGAAGCGCCGGTCTTTGCCGGCGAAAGGTTTCCTGCATACGCTGAAGCCCTGGAAGACAGCGGGACGATCTTTTTCCCAAGGTCGTCATTTATTGAATTAATTAACAAAGATCCTCTTATTGCCATGAATATGCTGGCCATTTTATCGCAAAGATTAAAACGATTCACACAGCTTGTGGAGAACCTCTCCCTCAAAGAGGTGCCGCAGAGACTTGCAGCCTATTTATTGTATTCAATCGAAACTAAAGAAGATCATGATAATTTTGAACTGAATATCGCAAAGGGTCAACTGGCAAGCATCCTCGGCACTATCCCTGAAACGCTCTCACGCATTTTAAGTAAAATGGTCAATCAGAATCTTATACGGGTCCAGGGACGCACAATCAAACTTATCAACAAAAAAGGGCTTGAAGAACTTTCGTCAGGGGAAAGGGTACTGTCTTAGCCCCACCGCGATAGTGGGTGATACAGTTGCAAGCAGAATCTGCCTGACAGCATTGCCTTCAGAGACGGCAATTTGAAGAAAAAGAGGTTGCGGCAATATCAGGCAGTTACTTCAGGATTCGCCCTTTTTTGTGAGCATTTCTTCAAACCACTTTATTCTGTCATGCGCCTTTTTCAGAAAATCTGATGCAGGCTCATGCCCAGGGTCTTTCGGAAATATTTCCAGGGTCAAAAATCCGCCGTATGTTTCCAGAGGAAAGTTATTTTTAACAATATCCCATCGGATGATCCCCTCTTTCGGAAGCCAGTGTCTGTCAAGCAATCCATCATTATCTGAAATGTGTGTTGCAAAAAGCAGATGTCCCCATTGTGCAAGAAGCAACCCCGGTTGAGGGCTGTACAGAAAATCATGGGAGCTGTCATAGCACATACCCAAATAGGTAGAATGAATGCCGGAGAAAATGTAATCGAGATACTCCGGTTTCTGTGTATTTTCGATTGCTATTCTGACATTTGAATCTTCGGCGTATTTCAATAAGTATTCCAGTGCTTCAAGCCCGTAGTGGTTGGGCGGCAGGGGCTGTTCACCCCTACTCCTGCTTACATGTATGACAAGCATGGGTAAACGATGTTTTTTACAGTAGTCAATATATGATGAATATTCTTTTTTTATTTCCCTTCTGCTTTGTTCCGACTCCGACCACAAATCATTGCATCTGCCATCCGGGGCATGAGCGTATTCTGCGAATAATCCCTTTGATCTTACCATCTCGGGCATTAAGTCTTCTTCTTTGCTTTTTACAAGTTCCTCTTCTTCTCCAAGCCCGATAGATGTTACCTCAAAACCTGCGTTTTTTATTGTATTGAGCCTTTCATCAAAGGACAGTGCATATCCGAAGTATGAATAAATGCCGACATTTTTCATAGGTGCGCTCCGACAAAGCTATTGGTTCTTTCGCGGTATCGTATTCTCCCACTTTTTTTCCCGGACCAGCTTCTTGGATTCGAACAGTTGCCGGGTTGTTGTCAGGTAGAAGTTTTTCTCGTCCGAGGTCATACGGAATTTTACATTAAGGCCGAGCTCCCGACCCGGCGGCCTGATGGAATAATTTGTCACAGTCTCGTAAGTTGCATGGGCAGGGTCCTTATCATTCACTTTCCAGGTGTTCTTTTCCTGCATGTGGTATCTGGTGTCACGAATTGTCATCCTTTGATTGATTCCGCAGGAATAAATCGCCGCGCCCGTTTCCGGGTTGTAATCTATATTCGAGCTTTTTCCCTCGTCCTCCTCCTCGTACGATGCGTCAGGCGGCCATTCCTCTTTCTCGGGCTTGGGGAGATCGCAGGTTTGTGTCAGGGTGTTTTTTTGGACGACGGGCAATTCGATGCTCGTATCTGGTCCCGGATAAAGTTTTGTTGCGCCTTTGTAAGGAGTTGGCCAGGCCATGGGAAACTGGGCATTGCTTATGGACAGGCGGATTTTATGTTTCGGCCTGAATCGCCAGGTCGTTAAATGAATCTCAGCGGAAAGTTTGGTCTTCTGGCCCGGAACCAGGGGAGACTGCTTCAGGCGTGATTCCCGGTCAGCCGGGTTGATGAGTGTCCCGCTGACCAGCGACACCTTTCCATCCGGCCAGACATCCTCCAGTCGGACCGACCATTGGTAAAGCGGGGCATCCGCCGAAACAGTCAGGTTGACCCTGGGAAGACCTATGATCTCGACGGATTCTTTCAGCGGTTCGGAATCGAATACCAGACTGCTTTCATCGTCAAAGGACATGTCTCCGCTCGTCTCTCCCCACCATCCGTGGATGCTGGTGCCGGCACCGGCCTTATAGACGAGATTGTAAGGTTTGGCATTGCCCGGAGCCGAAGAGAACAGCTTCTGACTTTCTCCGGGGTAGAACAGATGCTCTTTAATCCCCCCGATAGGCCAATTACCGCACCGCCACTCTCCGGGAGTGGTGGTAATGTCTTCAGAAGGCGGAACAGCATCCCGCATATAGACCATGAAACGGGGTTCCTTCATGATGCCGTTATTGATTCCCTTCAGCCAGTAGTCCCACCAGCGTAATGCCTTTCTTCTCCATTCATAGTTTGGCCCCGGTGTTCCTGTGTGGGG is a window of Pseudomonadota bacterium DNA encoding:
- a CDS encoding mannose-1-phosphate guanylyltransferase, whose translation is MAKNKSSKSTNPGFYGDEASRMPQSTVIDHIYFIIMAGGKGERFWPISTDLVPKPFLNIIGEKSLIQLTVARAAKIIPLDRIFVVIGKEHLETAKEQLGMLPEGNFIVEPAGRDTAPCIGYSALFLLNQDKDAMMVVLPADQYIPDVDGFADVILEGVRCAAIGDYFVTIGIKPSRPETGYGYIHAYERLDIIEDSTCYKVNRYVEKPDLKKAMEYLAEGNYYWNGGIFVWRADAVMRGIERHMPDLYSGLLQIKDSYRGNREEEVNLIFKTLPKKSIDYGLMEKAENVLMIPSRFAWDDIGAWSSLTRVFEPDENGNYTKGDVTQIDTKDCVIFSDGIKVGTIGVYNLIIVASGNGVLVCDIDRAQEVREIVKQLSRRTH
- a CDS encoding YifB family Mg chelatase-like AAA ATPase; this translates as MISRVSTATIYGIDGIRIDVEVDISFGLPAFNIVGLPETSVKESKERVRAAIRNAGFEFPNDRITINLAPADVRKEGSSFDLPIAMGILISMGIIREEVVRGCLITGELSLDGRIKGIRGILPIAILAAREGVKSLIAPLANGNEASIIKGLKIYGANHLIEIVHHFLGDGELKEFQRNEDAAVEHTSDAGLNFSDIKGQAQAKRALEISASGGHNVLMIGPPGSGKTMLARRIPTILPPLHYEEAIETTKIHSIAGLLDADKYLVLERPFRAPHHSISDAGLIGGGHIPKPGEVSLAHNGVLFLDEFPEFKRNVLDSLRQPLEDGNVTISRVTHSITFPAKFMLIAAMNPCPCGYWGDSRRACICSGSQIRKHRSRISGPLLDRMDMHIEVPPVTVRELSIEKEEETSEKIRERVLGAHRIQEDRFKGRKIFSNCHMAPRMIKKYCALDDSGRTLLENAVDKFGLSPRAYHRILKVARTIADLDNTDQILEPHLAEAIQYRSLDKRMVV
- a CDS encoding NAD-dependent deacylase, whose amino-acid sequence is MDEYRKVADIIKERGYAVAFTGAGISVDSGIPAFRGGQGLWEKYDPIEYAHIRAFNSKPEKVWVMLHEMSRVILDSKPSHAHIALNELEKKGFLKAVITQNVDGLHQIAGNSNVIEYHGNHRWLICLSCSKRVPLTHNIVEIYPYPICEKCNRALKPDVVFFGEGIPFEAMIRANEEAERCKVMLIIGTSGVVYPAAEIPHTSKSGGAIIVEINPEETTFTSSITDYFLKGSASAVLPNILAYME
- the gmd gene encoding GDP-mannose 4,6-dehydratase; this translates as MKKALITGITGQDGSYLAEFLLSKGYEVHGLIRRASTFNTGRIDHIYTDPHIAGTKLFLHYGDLSDSGQLINLIYNIQPDEIYHFGAQSHVKVSFDMPEYTGDITGIGTTRVLDAIRRSGIETKFYQASSSELFGTSPPPQNEKTLFYPRSPYAAAKLYAYWMTINYREGYGVFACNGILFNHESPRRGETFVTRKITRALANILAGNQRKLYLGNLNARRDWGFAPEYVEMMWRMLQQDKPDDYVVGTGESHSIREFVENGFGYAGIEIEWQGNREAERGIVKSVNSNSLIVKSNTASDKSQITNHASINPAEGGTLRVGDVVIEVDSRYFRPTEVDFLQADITNPT
- a CDS encoding radical SAM protein, whose product is MMIENLITCISRKKNANYLQFIPSTSLNIPPGAVDTPTLLYMHVPFCEELCPYCSFNRVVFQEGLAREYYRALRKEILMYKKLGYDFQALYVGGGTPTVLIDELEETIRLIKENYHISEISVETNPNHLVNHNIERLKNMGVNRLSVGVQTFDDGILKALERYHKYGSGDEIAKRLKHTQGNFDTLNVDMIFNFPTQTLEILENDLSTLVGLGVDQITYYPLMVSAYTKDVMSKKLGIVNYEKGNQLYVRITEMLSNHYKASTAWCFSKKERVNSEREGKAPTALPVEGAPRAPIIDEYVVHYEEYAGIGSGSISYLGGSAYANTFDIRTYIDQVDSGDLPITGKRAFSIKERLCYDFLMKLFGLSLDLEQLSIRNKVNAYRYLWPEIMFFRLAGGLKKSGNILYLTKKGQYYWVLMMREFFIGVNNFRDFCRAEMMSKTKH
- a CDS encoding MBL fold metallo-hydrolase, with the translated sequence MKIRFLGAIRKVTGSCFHLSVNGLQMLVDCGMNQGKNSDELNRMAFDFEPDKIDYLLLTHAHLDHSGLIPKLVAAGFNGEILTTAATAELLEIMLYDSAHIQEKDAEWLTKKSLRAGKDEVFEPLYTKEDVEHVIPFIKKVQYGNINDLGNGVRYRFVDAGHILGSGSLEIWYQGDDGKEKKIVFSGDIGKNGNPIINDPQHIEEADYVVVESTYGNRFHKGLEESIDEFTEAIKKTFKRGGNVLIPSFAVGRTQDILFLLDKLTKEKKLPHLNVYIDSPLADKATKVYIAHAELFDEDAARSFWFKGSDAMTLHYTTALEESQKINKIKSGAIIIAGSGMCDGGRIRHHFKHNIWRPECSIIFTGFQVRGTLGRYIVDGGKRAHILGEEIAIRAKVYTIGGFSAHADQKELLEWLGAFTNKPKVFIVHGEENASLEFESIVLKKLGLDTHVPHKGEEFNI